Proteins from a single region of Kluyveromyces lactis strain NRRL Y-1140 chromosome A complete sequence:
- the KAP122 gene encoding Kap122p (similar to uniprot|P32767 Saccharomyces cerevisiae YGL016W KAP122 Karyopherin beta responsible for import of the Toa1p-Toa2p complex into the nucleus binds to nucleoporins Nup1p and Nup2p may play a role in regulation of pleiotropic drug resistance), producing MDINHIVSLIETFNNSHDSKVINDIQNVLQQHQKSELGIDLANALLSQENGSTNVKYFGALTYTVQLTTCLHTESQLWSIFQGNLVHLTRMMFLFTSNPAAASNLLVTITKLMSNLSLIFLTINSDAIGADSNKIPAWRNPVNTCIKLLQHCNESNLFEWRTDNSEIAERLVRTCLNEDVPYTELIGNISSSAPLNKLLLLFTKVIVEDMNKYQSKKSSLSNVYEMVHNHLYISTMAILNFNLENMMSSGATSEVFPCITSWIHYISMARNVSAHGTMDLTEMFNNMINVMCMASNGSQEFPYSDEVISIFDDLFSNDPTLMSFEVRAKLEAIFLGVSRHSMNTSNDWMLAYMNHLVTNELYDDLKVLASCVVDFLQISNLDVCNKLFTNIHENTGDQSLEDYIRVLLQLTNFPLIPILQETYSSKMIEFWLDLAEGYGNLPQEALKADANEIAENMFNQVVQIYLPKISLMNKQKIMEEDDDQSLLHEFDDFRSATQDLMEILWTILGHSKLTIVLIRGVGQADTNNVDLYQVEAMSFLLAKLLDGVNFSQSPFISDAIGENHLIDNLLFLLQTGCKQKEHSKTAQVLKLDFVKATCNLLGVMATYFHVDSKPLGPIVESLFECLETSRQYNPIEYSIKMELQLNRTISLICENCRKELIPFLPNFIQVLRSIMRPESPVSHFTREKFVKSIGNIIQMCVSEGPEAQANHISNMVDMIGGLIQTTDAKSDMLSLLACLSELGSGLSQLPNDDEFIENNPMYLAQLPAFQAYWLQDPMRVKDKVMHLVQYALSKYGTDPEFVEVSCLIIGKAITLPDDIPHFLRYPLSEMMSFYMTCISNCDYASGLPYIEYQLEKIVAGFKDQLTSHEFDEMFKQFFLNYYSSHISSDPDLIQSMVSWVNSVLEAKPSLALKSEYWTQFIVPEFLKYLQAKEKFTISSTTKFWMKTLNNRRYTQEDTEIINALFQSMGKQLVYQTMFSLHHAQRSDVPQYAELIRTLFAKYPMPMKDWLYELLPQITGKEAIFHERFINKLTVTRASRATLSTVTEWWLDCNGLPNLQ from the coding sequence ATGGACATCAACCATATTGTTTCCCTtattgaaactttcaacaacagTCATGATTCGAAGGTAATAAATGACATTCAAAACGTATTGCAACAACACCAAAAATCTGAGCTAGGGATTGATCTTGCCAATGCATTACTATCTCAGGAAAATGGCTCGACAAATGTGAAGTACTTTGGTGCCCTTACGTATACCGTCCAGTTAACGACATGTTTGCATACCGAAAGCCAGCTATGGTCTATCTTCCAAGGTAATTTAGTTCATCTTACAAGAATGATGTTTTTGTTTACTTCCAATCCAGCCGCCGCCTCCAATTTATTGGTGACAATCACCAAGTTGATGTCAAACCtatctttaatttttttgaCAATTAATAGCGATGCCATCGGAGCTGATTCAAATAAGATTCCTGCATGGCGCAATCCTGTAAATACATGCATCAAGCTATTGCAACATTGCAACGAATCAAACCTGTTTGAATGGAGGACAGACAATTCCGAAATAGCTGAAAGATTGGTTCGTACATGCTTGAATGAAGATGTTCCATACACGGAGCTAATTGGGAACATCAGCTCTTCTGCTCCATTAAACaaattattgttattattcACAAAGGTTATTGTTGAAGACATGAACAAATATCAATCGAAAAAAAGTTCCTTGTCCAACGTTTATGAAATGGTACACAACCATTTATATATTAGCACTATGGCCATTTTGAATTTTAACTTGGAGAATATGATGTCTTCTGGTGCAACTTCCGAAGTATTTCCTTGCATTACCTCTTGGATTCATTACATATCAATGGCAAGAAATGTCTCCGCTCATGGAACTATGGACTTGACTGAGATGTTCAACAATATGATAAATGTCATGTGCATGGCAAGCAACGGATCCCAGGAATTCCCATATTCCGACGAGGTGATCTCAATTTTCGATGATTTGTTCTCAAATGACCCTACGCTTATGTCATTCGAAGTTCGTGCTAAACTAGAAGCAATTTTCCTTGGAGTTTCAAGGCATTCAATGAACACCTCGAACGACTGGATGTTAGCATATATGAACCATTTAGTAACAAATGAATTATATGACGATTTGAAGGTCTTGGCATCCTGTGTTGTTGACTTCTTACAAATTTCCAACCTCGACGTTTGTAACAAACTTTTTACCAATATTCATGAGAACACGGGTGAccaatctttggaagatTACATCAGGGTACTACTACAATTAACCAACTTCCCTCTTATTCCAATCTTGCAGGAAACTTATTCATCTAAAATGATAGAATTCTGGCTCGATCTAGCAGAAGGGTATGGTAATCTTCCTCAAGAAGCCTTAAAGGCAGATGCAAACGAAATCGCTGAAAACATGTTCAATCAAGTGGTTCAAATTTACCTACCGAAGATCAGTCTAATGaataaacaaaagattatggaagaagatgatgatcaATCTTTGCTTcatgaatttgatgatttcagATCCGCAACACAGGATCTCATGGAGATATTATGGACGATCTTGGGTCATAGTAAACTAACTATCGTTCTCATTAGAGGTGTTGGCCAAGCTGACACGAATAATGTTGACTTATATCAGGTAGAGGCAATGTCATTTTTGCTTGCCAAATTATTAGATGGAGTGAATTTCTCACAATCTCCCTTCATCAGTGATGCTATCGGTGAGAACCATCTTATAGACAATTTATTGTTCTTGTTGCAAACAGGATGCAAACAGAAGGAACATTCGAAAACTGCACAGGTTTTGAAGTTAGACTTCGTTAAAGCCACATGCAATTTACTTGGTGTAATGGCCACATATTTCCACGTCGATTCCAAGCCACTTGGACCAATCGTAGAATCTCTATTCGAATGTCTTGAAACATCAAGGCAATACAATCCAATTGAGTATTCGATTAAAATGGAACTACAACTAAACAGGACGATATCGCTAATTTGCGAGAATTGTAGAAAAGAGTTAATTCCTTTCTTGCCAAATTTCATACAAGTTTTACGTTCTATTATGAGGCCCGAATCACCTGTATCGCATTTCACTAGGGAAAAATTTGTGAAATCGATCGGTAACATTATACAGATGTGCGTTTCGGAGGGTCCTGAAGCTCAAGCCAATCATATTTCTAATATGGTGGATATGATTGGAGGCCTAATACAAACCACCGATGCCAAATCTGACATGTTATCGTTACTTGCTTGTCTCAGTGAGTTAGGATCCGGCCTTTCTCAATTACCTAACGACGACGAATTTATAGAAAACAATCCAATGTACCTAGCCCAACTACCCGCATTCCAGGCTTATTGGCTACAAGATCCAATGAGAGTAAAGGACAAAGTCATGCATCTTGTACAATATGCGTTATCCAAATATGGTACTGATCCAGAATTCGTGGAAGTATCTTGTTTAATTATCGGGAAAGCTATAACTTTACCAGATGATATACCGCACTTCTTACGCTATCCATTATCTGAAATGATGTCGTTCTATATGACATGTATTTCGAACTGCGATTATGCATCTGGTCTACCTTACATCGAGTACCAGCTAGAGAAGATTGTAGCTGGATTCAAAGATCAACTAACTTCACACGAATTCGACGAAATGTTCAAACAGTTTTTCCTCAACTATTATTCCAGCCATATCTCATCGGACCCAGATTTGATCCAATCAATGGTATCCTGGGTAAATTCAGTGTTGGAAGCTAAGCCATCTCTAGCACTAAAATCAGAGTACTGGACTCAATTCATTGTGCCcgaattcttgaaatactTGCAGgcaaaggaaaaattcACCATCAGTTCCACTACCAAGTTCTGGATGAAGACTTTAAACAACAGAAGATACACACAAGAGGATACGGAAATTATTAATGCATTATTCCAATCAATGGGTAAACAGCTTGTTTATCAGACCATGTTTTCACTACATCATGCACAAAGATCAGATGTCCCACAGTACGCAGAGTTGATCAGAACTTTGTTTGCAAAGTACCCAATGCCTATGAAGGACTGGTTATACGAATTGTTACCACAAATCACTGGTAAAGAGGCCATTTTCCATGAAAGATTCATCAACAAGCTAACTGTAACAAGAGCTTCAAGAGCAACATTGAGCACTGTGACGGAATGGTGGCTAGACTGCAATGGACTACCAAACTTGCAATAG
- the CKB1 gene encoding casein kinase 2 regulatory subunit CKB1 (similar to uniprot|P43639 Saccharomyces cerevisiae YGL019W CKB1 beta (38kDa) subunit of protein kinase CK2) → MSFIEPSNDSSDSGNYEEWIPTFCSRFGHEYFCQVPTDFIEDDFNLTGLSQEVAYYRKALDTILDLESTSDEEEEKNDASSNSKKDNDAHVTRSIVEHSAEQLYGLIHARFILTKAGLQAMAEKFDRKEFGTCPRYHCGSIQLLPCGLSDTLGKQTVRLYCPSCQDLYIPQSSRHLSLEGAYWGTSFPGVFLKHFKELEDYVEKKNKETYELKIFGFSIAKEAICGPRMQWLRQYPKTDEEWEEFKKCEFEIPKELLEDNPGSQSSDDNNMSSTVTN, encoded by the coding sequence ATGTCATTTATAGAACCCTCGAACGACTCGAGCGATAGTGGTAATTACGAGGAATGGATTCCTACATTCTGTTCAAGATTCGGACACGAATATTTCTGTCAAGTACCTACTGATTTTATCgaagatgatttcaatttaaCAGGTCTTTCTCAAGAAGTAGCATATTATAGGAAAGCATTGGATACAATACTAGATTTGGAATCTACGTcggatgaagaagaggagaaaAACGATGCCAGTTCGAATTCTaaaaaagataatgatGCACATGTTACTAGATCAATTGTAGAACATTCAGCAGAACAACTATACGGACTAATACATGCTAGATTTATCCTAACAAAGGCCGGCTTGCAGGCAATGGCCGAGAAGTTCGATCGTAAGGAATTCGGAACTTGCCCACGGTATCATTGTGGAAGCATCCAATTGCTTCCATGCGGATTAAGTGATACGTTGGGGAAGCAAACGGTAAGGCTTTACTGTCCAAGTTGCCAGGATTTGTACATCCCACAATCGAGCCGTCATCTGTCACTGGAAGGTGCATATTGGGGCACCAGTTTCCCTGGTGTTTTCCTCAAACACTTCAAAGAACTAGAAGACTATGTggagaaaaagaataaagaaactTACGAATTAAAGATCTTTGGgttttcaattgcaaaGGAGGCCATTTGTGGACCAAGAATGCAATGGCTTAGACAATATCCAAAGACAGATGAAGAATGGGAGGAGTTCAAAAAATGTGAATTTGAGATCCCAAAAGAGTTACTAGAAGATAATCCAGGCTCACAGAGTAGTGATGATAACAATATGAGTAGTACTGTTACAAATTGA
- the JAC1 gene encoding J-type chaperone JAC1 (similar to uniprot|P53193 Saccharomyces cerevisiae YGL018C JAC1 Molecular chaperone involved with partner Ssq1p in assembly of Fe/S clusters and in mitochondrial iron metabolism contains a J domain typical to J-type chaperones localizes to the mitochondrial matrix), with amino-acid sequence MHRLLLRSYSNASSKTSKTLFQWFPKTFTSGKPQWEVDLKKLRKEYRQLQSEHHPDVITSTVDNVSSELNRAYKTLSKPLPRSQYILSLHGIDLTQDGEAQKVMSKDPQLLMLVLDVHEQLEDINSEEDLKQIEQENKQRLNECEQKLKKAHESQDWETAAMLTVELRYWSNLDNAIKEWEPGKPILLTH; translated from the coding sequence ATGCATAGGTTACTCCTGCGGAGCTATTCGAACGCCTCATCCAAGACTTCGAAGACTCTTTTCCAATGGTTCCCCAAGACTTTTACTTCGGGGAAACCACAATGGGAagttgatttgaaaaagctTAGGAAAGAATATCGTCAGTTGCAATCTGAGCACCACCCCGATGTAATTACTTCTACTGTGGATAATGTATCCTCGGAGTTGAATAGGGCTTATAAGACTCTCAGTAAACCATTGCCACGTTCTCAGTACATTTTAAGTTTGCACGGAATAGATTTGACTCAAGATGGCGAAGCCCAAAAAGTGATGTCGAAGGATCCACAACTGTTGATGTTAGTTTTGGATGTTCATGAGCAGCTTGAAGACATTAATAGCGAGGAAgatttgaaacaaattgagCAAGAGAACAAGCAACGGTTGAATGAATGTGAacagaagttgaaaaaagcGCACGAATCTCAAGATTGGGAGACGGCTGCCATGCTGACTGTTGAGTTGAGGTACTGGAGCAACCTCGATAATGCAATTAAGGAATGGGAGCCTGGTAAGCCAATTCTTTTGACACATTGA
- the ATE1 gene encoding arginyltransferase (similar to uniprot|P16639 Saccharomyces cerevisiae YGL017W ATE1 Arginyl-tRNA-protein transferase catalyzes post-translational conjugation of arginine to the amino termini of acceptor proteins which are then subject to degradation via the N-end rule pathway) — translation MDFTDKLIISRPLYISDNADPKCGYCNGKKDSSHKFASPGWSDFYKGDEDKVELQSSTVGFNSELVNAETYDKLCNLGFRRSGSFMYKTDMLRNCCRLYTIRTNEKYLTMSKELKTSLKRFKKKITSPEFKPQPKYVSWIDELCDYEPKSTSFKAVFEPAEFTDEKYDLYVRYQHYIHSDEDNTPSQFESFLCDTPFTDSEITGTEKEWEQLNNWHNLQPGERVTKNGPAHECYYHNGKLIALSVLDFLPSGVSSVYFIWDPDYYDWSLGKVSALRELALVSKIGRPYYYLGYYIDDCPKMNYKAKFGGEILDVCNQKYVPLSKIHQIIKHNELFVGLNSTVASPDSEILITSASDKINFDEPFINAVDDIYGPNGNASQNAITSVAKLRKYGINYSPDLQRSIYKEIPNDGNSTSSASSDKKDVYRIPNVVPGLVPLMEIVSLFESGKMNELNNNVVLFDTKINALRIVRDFISEKPEIKTVITDVIRLIGLDNTKKAIIII, via the coding sequence ATGGATTTTACTGATAAATTGATCATTAGCAGACCACTTTACATTTCAGATAATGCTGATCCTAAATGTGGGTACTGCAATGGGAAAAAAGATAGCAGTCATAAATTTGCTTCACCTGGATGGTCTGACTTCTATAAGGGTGATGAGGATAAAGTAGAATTGCAGAGTAGTACAGTTGGGTTCAATTCGGAGTTGGTCAACGCTGAAACATACGATAAGCTTTGTAACCTAGGTTTTAGGAGATCCGGGAGCTTTATGTACAAGACTGATATGTTAAGGAACTGCTGTAGACTTTACACAATCAGAACGAATGAAAAGTACTTAACCATGTCGAAGGAGCTCAAGACTAGTTTAAAACGgttcaaaaaaaagataacGTCACCAGAATTTAAACCACAACCAAAATATGTCAGTTGGATTGATGAGCTTTGCGATTATGAGCCAAAATCGACGAGTTTTAAAGCAGTATTTGAGCCTGCCGAATTTACAGACGAAAAATACGATCTCTATGTCAGATATCAGCATTATATACACTCTGATGAAGACAATACACCTAGTCAATTTGAATCGTTTCTATGCGATACACCGTTTACCGACTCCGAGATTACGGGGACTGAAAAGGAATGGGAACAATTAAACAATTGGCATAACTTACAACCAGGGGAGAGGGTGACCAAAAATGGACCTGCTCATGAGTGTTACTATCATAATGGGAAATTGATTGCATTGTCTGTACTGGATTTTTTGCCCAGTGGGGTATCATCAGTCTATTTCATTTGGGATCCAGATTATTATGATTGGTCGTTAGGTAAGGTTAGTGCATTAAGAGAATTGGCTTTAGTGTCAAAAATCGGAAGGCCGTACTATTACCTAGGTTACTACATAGACGACTGCCCAAAGATGAACTACAAGGCCAAGTTTGGTGGTGAAATTCTTGATGTCTGTAATCAAAAATACGTGCCATTATCGAAGATCCATCAGATTATTAAACATAACGAATTGTTTGTCGGGCTGAACTCGACCGTTGCCTCCCCAGATAGCGAGATTCTCATCACCAGTGCATCTGACAAAATAAACTTTGATGAACCATTCATTAACGCTGTTGATGATATATATGGCCCCAATGGGAATGCTTCTCAGAATGCCATCACTTCCGTCGCTAAGTTAAGAAAATATGGAATTAATTACTCTCCTGATCTGCAACGTAGCATTTATAAGGAGATTCCCAATGATGGCAATTCCACTTCATCAGCATCCTCAGACAAAAAAGATGTGTATCGAATTCCAAATGTCGTTCCAGGTTTAGTCCCATTAATGGAGattgtttctctttttgAATCGGGCAAAATGAACGAATTGAACAACAATGTTGTGTTATTTGACACGAAAATCAATGCGCTTAGAATTGTCAGGGATTTTATTTCAGAAAAGCCTGAAATTAAAACTGTTATCACCGATGTGATAAGACTCATTGGATTAGATAATACAAAAAAAGCCATAATAATCATATAA
- the ALG13 gene encoding N-acetylglucosaminyldiphosphodolichol N-acetylglucosaminyltransferase catalytic subunit ALG13 (similar to uniprot|P53178 Saccharomyces cerevisiae YGL047W), protein MNNTVLVTCGATVSFPRLVETVLDRSVTEKLKVLGYGRIVIQYGRGFSDTFLQLVEKHLGLFTEKKSCGIKVLDKIENLKVISVDGIEICGFEFSHDIEKLIANNIDLVISHAGTGSILDSLRVGKKLIVVVNDTLMDNHQQLIADKFEQQKLLWSVHANTEELLRALDRSENEELLKIDNTYNKQFEKLLYNVAID, encoded by the coding sequence atgaaTAACACTGTTCTTGTAACTTGCGGAGCTACTGTCTCTTTCCCCAGACTGGTAGAAACAGTACTTGATAGATCTGTCACAGAGAAGTTGAAAGTTTTAGGGTATGGCAGAATTGTGATCCAGTACGGACGTGGGTTTAGTGATACATTTTTACAACTAGTAGAGAAGCACCTAGGTCTGTTTAcggagaagaagagctgTGGCATCAAGGTTTTGGATAAGATTGAAAACCTTAAAGTAATCTCTGTGGATGGAATAGAGATATGTGGGTTCGAGTTTTCGCATGACATCGAGAAGTTGATTGCGAATAATATAGACTTGGTGATATCACATGCAGGTACAGGTTCGATTTTGGACTCTCTGAGAGTTGGGAAAAAACTTATTGTGGTGGTGAACGATACGTTGATGGATAATCACCAGCAGTTAATCGCAGATAAGTTTGAACAACAGAAACTTTTGTGGTCTGTCCACGCGAACACGGAAGAACTACTTCGGGCATTGGATAGAAGTGAAAATGAGGAATTGCTAAAGATTGATAATACTTACAATAAACAATTCGAAAAGCTATTATATAACGTCGCGATAGATTGA
- the RPT6 gene encoding proteasome regulatory particle base subunit RPT6 (highly similar to uniprot|Q01939 Saccharomyces cerevisiae YGL048C RPT6 One of six ATPases of the 19S regulatory particle of the 26S proteasome involved in the degradation of ubiquitinated substrates), translating into MSAVQISSIPLTSHDSGIKPFFDQKIQESELRIREKTSNLRRLEAQRNALNDKVRFIKDELRLLQESGSYVGEVLKVISEKKVLVKVQPEGKYIVDVAKDINVKDLKVSQRVCLKSDSYQLHKVLENKVDPLVSLMMVEKVPDSTYDMVGGLTKQIKEIKEVIELPVKHPELFESLGIAQPKGVILYGPPGTGKTLLARAVAHHTDCKFIRVSGAELVQKYIGEGSRMVRELFVMAREHAPSIIFMDEIDSIGSSRVEGSGGGDSEVQRTMLELLNQLDGFETSKNIKIIMATNRLDILDPALLRPGRIDRKIEFPPPTVAARTEILRIHSRKMNLTRGINLRKVAEKMNGCSGADVKGVCTEAGMYALRERRIHVTQEDFELAVAKVMNKNDETAISVAKLFK; encoded by the coding sequence ATGAGTGCTGTACAAATTTCGAGTATTCCTTTGACGAGCCATGACTCTGGTATCAAGCCTTTCTTTGACCAAAAAATCCAGGAAAGTGAGCTTAGGATCAGAGAAAAGACATCGAATTTGCGTAGACTAGAGGCTCAAAGAAATGCGTTGAATGATAAGGTCAGATTTATAAAGGATGAATTGAGGCTCTTGCAGGAATCTGGATCATACGTGGGAGAAGTGTTGAAAGTTATCAGTGAGAAAAAAGTTTTGGTGAAAGTTCAGCCTGAAGGAAAATatattgttgatgttgctAAGGATATCAACGTCAAGGACTTGAAAGTATCACAGCGTGTATGCTTGAAGAGTGACTCGTACCAATTACATAAGGTGTTGGAGAACAAGGTAGATCCGTTAGTGTCTCTAATGATGGTCGAAAAAGTACCTGATTCTACATACGATATGGTGGGTGGGTTAACGAAGCagattaaagaaatcaagGAAGTCATTGAATTACCAGTGAAACACCCAGAACTATTCGAAAGTCTTGGTATCGCTCAACCTAAAGGTGTTATTCTATACGGTCCGCCAGGTACTGGTAAGACTTTACTAGCGAGAGCCGTAGCACATCACACAGACTGTAAATTTATCAGAGTAAGTGGTGCCGAATTGGTGCAAAAATATATCGGTGAAGGTTCCCGTATGGTCCGTGAGTTATTCGTGATGGCTAGAGAACATGCGCCTTCTATCATTTTCATGGACGAAATCGATTCTATCGGTTCCAGTCGTGTTGAAGGATCTGGCGGTGGTGATTCCGAAGTGCAAAGAACCATGTTGGAATTGTTGAATCAATTGGACGGGTTTGAAACTTCGAAAAACATTAAAATCATCATGGCTACAAACAGATTGGATATATTGGACCCTGCATTGCTAAGACCAGGTAGAATTGATAGAAAAATCGAATTCCCACCACCAACCGTAGCGGCTAGAACAGAGATTCTAAGAATCCACtcaagaaagatgaacTTGACCCGTGGTATTAACCTAAGGAAAGTCGCCGAAAAGATGAACGGATGCTCTGGAGCTGACGTTAAAGGTGTTTGTACCGAGGCTGGTATGTACGCACTAAGGGAACGTAGAATTCACGTAACccaagaagattttgaacTAGCCGTGGCCAAGGTCATGAACAAGAACGACGAAACTGCTATCTCTGTAGCAAAATTGTTCAAGTAA
- the GET1 gene encoding GET complex subunit GET1 (similar to uniprot|Q754R6 Ashbya gossypii AFR006C AFR006Cp and weakly similar to YGL020C uniprot|P53192 Saccharomyces cerevisiae YGL020C MDM39 Protein involved in determination of mitochondrial structure): MESWLLVILAFLVLERLWPLIDSLIQRFAQANSTKLKELMHQRQAILAEQKEISAQDQYVKWTKNNRTLEKINKQIEEEKKQLLSQVDRTKASLKKVKLVLITVPFTILKFYKGKMPIYDLPKGLFPNYLQGLFQHGWVYLALGPLNIKKVGDGTHVTVSLAIWLFALLKVVSTLGNIWESLTAPAIPAPTITTDPIDQTNESEKPPVDQPVD; encoded by the coding sequence ATGGAGTCGTGGTTGCTGGTGATTTTGGCATTTTTGGTGCTTGAAAGGCTATGGCCGTTgattgattctttgattcaacGGTTTGCACAGGCCAACTCCacgaaattgaaagaactAATGCATCAGAGGCAGGCAATTCTAGCTGAACAGAAGGAAATCAGTGCGCAGGACCAATACGTAAAATGGACTAAGAATAACAGAACCTTGgaaaaaatcaacaaacagattgaggaagaaaagaagcagTTGTTATCTCAAGTGGATAGAACCAAGGCATCGTtgaaaaaagtgaaattgGTTTTAATCACGGTACCATTCACGATCCTGAAATTCTACAAAGGTAAAATGCCTATTTACGATTTGCCAAAGGGGCTATTCCCCAACTATTTGCAAGGCTTATTCCAACACGGATGGGTATACTTGGCCCTTGGTCCACTAAACATCAAGAAAGTTGGTGATGGTACTCATGTTACCGTTTCTTTGGCTATATGGTTGTTTGCCTTGTTGAAAGTAGTGAGTACTTTGGGGAACATTTGGGAATCCCTCACTGCCCCTGCAATTCCTGCACCAACTATTACCACCGatccaattgatcaaacTAACGAATCTGAGAAACCTCCGGTGGATCAACCTGTAGATTGA